The nucleotide window AAGACTTATTTTTTAAAAAACTTCAGTTTTTTTTTAAAAAAGTCTACACATTTTTGTTTTTTTTGTTTATACTGTACTATAACAAGATGGAATAAAATAAACTGTATTACTAAAGGAGGAGTTATAAAATGTTAATGAGTCCAGTAGAATTTTTCCGTAACCTACCAAAAAAGGAATGTCCAGAATGTGGTCAGCATATGGAGGAACAAGCCGAAAGTTACTTAATGGAATGTGATCGCTGCTTATCGAAAAGAGAAGAATAACGATGAAGGCTCTCCGGATTGCGGAGAGCTTTTCTTCTGCTTTCAATATATTTCCGTTTTGGAGATAAATCGCCAAGTATAAACCTTTTTCACTAAGCAAATCCTTATATCTAAGGAGATGAAGTTGCATGGCTAAAAAGAATGATTATTTAACACCGGCGGCTAAGGAACCACAAGTGACGATAGAGAATGGGTCGATTTATCCAAATAAAAGGAATATTGCCGGGGATTCTGTTGATGAGCATAAGCTTCTCGAAGAAGCAAACAGCATTATTGCCGGGGATGAGATTCACCAGCAAAACGAAAATCTTTAAAAACAAAAAATAAAAAGACTGTCCCATTATGATGACAGTCTTTGATAACAGGATTCTTTTTAAATTTTAGGAAGCTCTCGTACTTCCTGCATCATTTCATTGCCACACATCGGGCACATTAAGTCATCTGCAACGAAATCCTTTCTCATCCAGCCTATACAGGAATTATCCATACAAGAATAGACTTCTGTTTCAACGAGTATGGTTTCAATTTCTTCATCTTTTGCTCTTCTGCCGTAAAAAATGGGAACCGCCTCCTTTATTTCTAGTATGTACAAAAAAAGGCATTTTCATTTCCACATATTTTTTTAACTTAGGGGGGTTGAGAAAACAATGGCATTGAATCACAACCGATATACTAAAGCCGGTACAGATATCGAAGAAGTAAAGCGGCTAAACAGCCAATCTGGATTAAGCTATAATGAAGTAAAAAAATTGCTTGCAAAAAAACTTTCTACAAAATAAACAGTAAAAACGGAGCCCAAGAGGCTCCGTTTTTACTGTAATTAAGCTTATTGATTGTAATCAATCGTAATCGTTTCATCGTGTCTTTTTGAAAGAAGTTTACTCTTTTTTCTATTTTCTTTTGATTGAAAAATAATATCGAAATCATAATCATCAGGATACAGCTCGCAAGCGGCTATATAGAGTGTAATCCTTTTATGATTAATTACGACCTTTTCTCCTTTTATTTGGACCATATAATTTCCATGCTGATCGGGCCCTGAATAAATAATTCCAAACTCATTTGCCGGCGATATTTTCACGTTGTCACCTTGGTGAAAAAGTGTAACTTTCATTTCTACTTTTGTCGTTTTATTTCGATGTTGATATTTATTAATTATTACCTGTTTCTCTTGTTCCCTTAGTTTCCAACCATCGGTGCTATCGCGTGTATATTGCTTCTCTTCCTTGTAAGTAATTCGGTGTGCTCTTTCGATGATTTTAGGATGGACACCGAGCTTTAAGGCTATCGCAAATGCTTGGCTTTCTCCCCCTCTGCCAATGTGTAAGCGGTAGGTCGGGCTCAGTGTGGTTATATCAAATTCCATTGACCCATTAATAAAGCCCGGATGTGCTTCCGCAAACTCCTTAATCTCGCTATAATGTGTTGTTGCCAGAATGGTTGCTCCTTTTTCATAAAGTGTTTCTAAGATAGCTGTTGCAAGCCCCATTCCTTCTCCAGGATCTGTCCCTGATCCAAGTTCGTCTAATAATGCTAATGTTCGATCATTCGTTTCTTTTAAAATTTCAATGATATTAACAATTCGAGAGCTAAAGGTACTTAAATTTTCGGTAATACTTTGTCCATCGCCTATATCCACTAAAATTCGTTCAAAAATGCCAAGGCTACTTTCTGCTGATGCTGGGATATGCAATCCGCATTGTACCATAAGGGTTAAGAGGCCAATGGTTTTGATGGTGACTGTTTTTCCGCCGGTATTTGGTCCTGTTATCACTAAGGCACGCTGTTCCTTTTCCAGCTTTACAGACAAAGGTACTGCTTTTTCACCAAGAAGGGGATGCCTCGCTTCCATTAAATCGAATTCACCGGATTCATTGATCTTTACCCTATTGCCACTAATTGACCTACTATACTTGGCTTTGGCAAATAAGAAATCATAATGAACCATGGTTTCAATCGCAAACCGAATATGTTGTTCCTTTTCTTCGACAAGCCCTGTTAAATAGGTAAGCACCTTTTGCACCTCGACCTCCTCGTCTGCAAACAGCCATGATAGTTGGTCCTGATATACTGAAATTTCTTCGGGCTCGATAAAAAGAGTTGAACCTGAGGCAGAAGTATCTAACACTGTTCCTTTTATTTTGTTTCGATATTCCTTTTTAATCGGAATGACATATCTTCCATTTCTTTGACTTACAACCTGCTCCTGTAAATAGGATTTATACTTATTCGATTTCGTCAACTGCAGTGTTTTTTCTTTTAGCCGTTCCTCTTGAATCGCGATTTGTTTCCTTATTTTTATTAATTCCTTGCTTGCATAATCATCGACACGACCATTGCGGATACAACGAATGATTTCATTTGCAAGTTCGGGTAATTCATCAATGCCCTTGACATACGAAGACACACGTGGTGCATAAAATTCCTTATCCTTCATATATCTTCGCATTTTTCCGCAGCAATCCAAGAAATCCGATAGTTTTGCCAATTGATCAGCCCTAAGCGCTACTCCTTTATTCATGTTATTTAGCAGGTGTTCCATCCCGTCTAACCCATGAACAGGGACGCTGGCACTCTTTTTCAAAATCCCAACTGCTTCAGACACCTCTTCAAGCCATGCTTCAATCTGCTTCATATTCGTTGATGGGGTAATCGAGCTGATTTTCTCTTTCCCTTCTTTTGTTAATGCAAAAGTAGCCATTATTTCAGAAATTTTATTAAAGTCCAATGTTTTAATAGTATGTTGATTCATTTTTTAGCCTCCTAAATAATATAAAAATAGCCGCAATGAACAATGTCATTGCGGCTAAAAATGATGAGCAGGGATTTCCACTCATTCTCATACAAATATTTATCCAAAATAAAAACTGTCTACACGAGTGTACACAGCTACATTGGAGAAAGATGTATGCTTATGCGTGCCACATTGTTCTTAACTTTCATTCCATAGCTAAATAAACCCTGCATTCCGTTAAAATGAAATGGGGGATGCCAAGAATGAAACGATCCAATTGTTTGGATTAGTTAAGAACGACACCTAACATAAAACATACTCCCTTAGTAGAAAAGCGTAAGCGCCCCTAGGCGCTGAAGCTAGACACATATAATAAATTTAGATTCATATTTAGAATATGGCAATTAGAAACATTTGTCAACTGGCCATCAAACTATTTTATACAATAAAACCAATAATAATCGGAATGATAAACGAGGTTAACACAGCTGCAATTCCCATCGCTGCACCTGCTACAGCACCTTGGACCTCCCCTTCTTTAACCGCCTCGGCAGTACCGATACCATGTGCAATCGTTCCAATCGAAAGCCCCCTTGCAAATGGATGATTGATCTTACACACGCTCAAAAGTTTGGCCCCAAACATTGCGCCGATCATTCCCGTAATGATGACATATGCAGCAATTAGTGAGATATTTCCATGAATGATTTTTCCTATTTCCGTAGCAACCGGTACCGTAACTGATTTAACCGTGAAGGCACGGATGAACATCTCAGAAAGGTTCATCCACTTGGCTAATATTATGGCAGATGTAATGGTGGTAACAATTCCAATTGACAACCCTACCAAAGCTGCCCAGAAGTATTTTTTGAACATGTTACGATTTTTATAGATGGGAACCGCGAGAGCAACGGTTGCCGGGCCCAGTAAATAGGTCATGATCATTTTTGCCGGCCTATATTCATCAAAAGAAATATTTGAAACCACTAATAAAAAAATAATGATCAATGTACTTAAAAATACGGGACTAGTTAATGGCGAAGAATATTTTTTTCCTAAGAAACGAGTAAATAAATACGCAGAAACGGTTAGGAGAATACTATAGAGCGTGATCATGATAGGTGACTTTTTCCTTCTCATTTTTCACAATAACGGTTTGGGTTACTTTCCCGGCAGATAACAAACCGATAAAAGCGCTAAAAATTAGAATAACCAAAAGCAACAAACCTTTCGCAGCAAAAATATCTCCTAGTGTCATGAGTCCAACTGAAATCGGTATAAAAAAGAAACCTAGATGTTTTAACAGCCAAGCGGATACCCATTCAATTTGTTCTAACTTAATGACACCAAGCCAAAGTAAAACGAATAAAAAAACAATGCCAATAACATTTCCGGGAATCGGCAAATGGAAGAACCGGACTACCCAATTCCCAAGCTGATAGATTACGACCAAAATAACCAATTGCATCGTAAATTTCCAAACCCTTTTCATCTTCCCTAACACCTATCTTCCTCAAAAAATCTGATTTTTCAAAAATCACTAATAATAATCCAGTATAAATGAATAATCATCTTGGCGCATCCACTTTTGTTCACAAAATATCCATTTCTTTTTGCGGAAAACTTCTTTATCTTAATTGTAGGAGGGTTTGTGATGAAAAAAATCTATCTAATTTGCAGTCTTGCTGTATTCCTGGGCATTGCAGGAGGAATCTCTTTTTTTCTTATTCGGGATGCAAATGCGGCAATTCCGGCAGATGTCTCATTGATTAACCAAAATGGGGATCCCTATCAATTTGGCAAAGATAAGACAAAATTAAAGCTAATTGAATTTATCTATACTCATTGTCCTGATGTTTGTCCTACCACCACCCAAAAAATGGTTAAATTAAAAAACGATTTAGTTGAAAAAGGGGTTTATGGTAAGACTATCGAATTTGTCACCATCACCATTGATCCCTATCGCGACACCCCTGAAACCTTACAAGGATATAAAGAAGGGTTTGGCATAAAAGATGATAAAAATTGGGTATTCTTAACCGGGGAAAAGCAAAACATGAAAAAGGCACAAAAGGAAGTAAGGAAAGTGACGGATGCCCTGCAATTTCAATACAAGGATCCAGGGAACGGGCAATTTATCCACTCAACCTTCACCTATTTGGTAGATGAAAACAACAAATTTATTGCAAAGTTTCCAATGGGGGAAGAATTTAAAGAAAAAGCGGTGTACGATAAGATTATTGATAATATAAAGTAAATGCTGAAGCATAAAAAAAGCGGTTAGCCCTCTTGGATTAATCGCTTTTTATCACCTATTTTTCTCATTAGTTCACGGATGAAGGATATTTTTTCAGTTGCTGCATTGATAAAAGGTAATTGGACTTTGGTTTGGTTAGACTCGCTTTTATACCAGCTTTTTTTAACTTGTTTACGAGTTCAGTAAGCTGTTTTTTTGCCATACTTTTCACCCTCTTTAAAACATCTTAGGTCAATTCTACAACAAATATATGAATAAAGTGTGAATATGGGAAAATATTTTTAGAAAAATTTTCTTGAGCCTTCCACACTACTTGAAAAAATTCGCTCTTCTCCTATTTTAATGGTATAATTTAAAGCAATATGTTTTTTGGAGGATGTTTTGATCATGATTACTGTAAGTAATGTAAGTTTAAGATATGGTGACCGAAAGTTATTTGAAGACGTAAATATTAAATTCACACCGGGTAATTGCTACGGGCTAATCGGTGCGAATGGTGCCGGAAAATCAACCTTTTTAAAAATCTTGTCCGGAGAACTTGAAGCCCAAACCGGAACAGTTCAACTTGGTCCAAATGAACGGATGGCTGTACTAAAACAGAACCATTTTGAATATGAGGAATTTGAAGTCTTAAAAACCGTTATCATGGGTCACTCAAGATTGTATGAGGTCATGCAGGAAAAAGATGCTATTTACATGAAAGAAAACTTTACAGATGAAGACGGCATGAAAGCCGCAGAACTCGAAGGTGAATTTGCTGAATTAAACGGTTGGGAAGCTGAGCCCGAAGCAGCTATTCTCTTAAAAGGTCTAGGAATTGGCGAAGAGCTACATGACAAAAAAATGGCCGAATTAACAGGTTCCGAAAAAGTGAAGGTATTACTTGCACAAGCATTATTCGGTAGACCTGATGTTTTACTTCTCGATGAGCCGACTAACCACTTGGACATTAAAGCCATCCAATGGCTAGAGGATTTCTTAATAAACTTTGAAAATACCGTTATTGTCGTATCCCACGACCGTCACTTTCTAAATAAAGTGTGTACGCATATCGCTGATTTGGATTTCAGTAAGATTCAAATTTATGTTGGAAACTATGACTTTTGGTATGAATCTAGTCAGTTGGCATCAAGAATGGCATCAGATCAGAATAAAAAGAAAGAAGAAAAAATTAAAGAGCTGCAAGCCTTTATTGCCCGCTTTAGCGCAAACGCATCTAAATCTAAGCAGGCAACATCTCGTAAAAAGTTATTAGATAAAATCTCACTAGATGATATTAGACCATCATCCCGCCGCTATCCATTCGTTGGGTTTACACCAGAGCGTGAAGTCGGTAATGACCTATTACGTGTGGAAGGTTTAACAAAAACGATTGATGGGGTCAAAATCCTTGATAATGTCAGCTTCTTTATGAATAAGGGAGATAAGATTGCGCTTGTAGGAACTAACGAAGTTGCAAAAACCACTCTTTTTAAAATATTAATGGGTGAAATGGAAGCAGACAGTGGCACTTTTAAGTGGGGTATCACTACTTCACAGGCTTACTTCCCGAAGGATAACTCCGAGTATTTTGAGAACAGTGATCTTAACCTGGTAGATTGGCTTCGTCAATTCTCTCCAAAGGACGATAGTGAAAGCTTCTTGCGCGGATTTTTAGGAAGAATGCTATTTTCCGGTGAGGAAGTGCTAAAGAAAGCAAGTGTCCTTTCTGGTGGAGAAAAAGTACGTTGTATGCTCTCAAAAATGATGTTAAATGGAGCAAACGTATTGTTGCTGGATGAGCCAACCAACCATTTAGATTTAGAATCCATCACGGCTCTAAATAATGGATTAATCAATTTCAAGGGTTCGATGCTCTTTTCATCACATGACCATCAGTTCATTCAAACGATCGCCAATCGAGTTTTTGAATTTACGCCAAATGGTTTAGTAGATAAGCAAATGAGCTATGACGAATATCTTGAGAATGAGGAAATACAAAAGCAAGTTGCGGAAATGTACAAATAATCATATTAAGGATGTCTCAGGTGCGATTAAGTCACCCCGGACATCCTTTTCCTTTTCTACTATCTCTTTTGTTTTTTTCTTGAAGATGGTTCTTCTCGTGATCCTGTTTCAGTCATGGTTGTTCCTTGACCCTCTACTTGCGGCGAACTAAGCCCAATTGTGGATGGATCAGCTTTTCGTTTACTACGTTTTCCCATTTGATACACCTCCCCTACTATCTTTCGGAAAATTAATGGTTGCTATACCGAATATTTACCGTAATCTTTGGCATGATAATTTATTGAGGAGGTGTTTTGTATGGCAAAAGTTGGAGTAGAACAATCGCTTACAAATATTCAACAAGCACTTAGGGAAAAAGGTCATGATGTGATTGAGCTGAAGCAGGAGTCAGATGCACAAAATTGTGACTGTTGTGTTGTTACTGGCCTTGATTCAAACGTAATGGGTATGCAGGATACCTATACAAAAGGCTCTGTCATCGATGCAAATGGAATGTCAGCTGATGAAGTATGCCAGCAGGTCGAAAGCAGGCTGCAATAATAAAAGCGTAAGGCGCCTGGTTATCGGCGTATGAAGCTAGACAATATTCAAAGCAATTTAACATTTAAAGGACTAAAGGATTCCACTTTAGTCTTTTATTGATTCTCCTTTTTCGCATGAATATTGACCTTAGGACCCCTTTCTTTAGAGGTTGATTTCATTTTTTCATTCCGCACCTCTTCTATTTTATCTTCTTCATCAAGCTTGGGGGTAAATTCACTCCCATATGTCGCCCCTATATTTAATTTCCCTTTTAATTCTTTAATTCCAAGCTGACCAAAATTGTTATTTAGTTCATACTTATCTAAAATGATTTTTTCTATATTTATTTTTTCAATGATGATTGGCGGTTCTGGTGGCTTGTAATCCTTAACCTTTTGTTCCTGGAAGTCGTGCAGCGTTTTTTTTAACTCTTCGATATTACTTTCTAAGGAAAGTAACTTTTTCTTTAATTCCTTTTCTCCATCATTTTTACTGAATAATAGGAATACATCTCTAAGTGACATGCTCACAAACTCCCTTATTTTATACCTTACTTACATTTATATAGAGAAAACAGCTAAACATGTCCAATCATGAAATAATCGAACATAAATGTTCGATCGTCAAAGATCTCAGGGCAAAATCAGTTTAGTCGATAGGAATAATTTCTCCTTTTTCAACTGTTCGTTGATAACTAACGAAAAGGATACCGTTCCAAAACTTTGCATTTAATTGATTGGGACTAACAGAATCCGGTAAGGTGATTTGTCTTTGGAATTCTCCATAAAATCTTTCTGAATAGGTTAAATTTAATTGCGGATGGATTGGTAATGCCTTTCCTTTGACGGTGAGGATTGTGCCGTTTAGCCCTAATTCCAGGTTTTCCTTCATAACTCCGGGAACTTCAATCATAACCACCACCTCATTCTCATTCTCTAATACATCAATGACCGGGAATGTACGCGTGGTTTTCTCCTCACGACCAGATGGTCCGTTCGTATTGGCAGACGGCTGGGTGAATTGTTGTTCGTTCATAAATTGCTTTGCGAAATCTTGGTCAAATATATTATTCCAGAAGTCTCCCCCATGCATATTCTTGGCAATGTCCATCCATTGTTTTAATTTATCCATCTCCATCAATCCACACCCCTTTCTTTCCTCTTAAATATGTGTGGAGTAAAAAAGGAAATTAATATTTATCGCTCCTACTTCCATCTTACTAATCTTATTCGAAATTTAATCCAACTATTATGCCTGTTTCATAAACATTAAAAAATCGCATATAGTTATTAGCAAGGAAAAAGGAGGAGATTTGATGCCAGTACCGATTCCATATATAAATATAAATATATTTATGATTAAAATTAATTCCTTTGAAAATGCATCTGCCGTAAATATTGGGCAGAATCTATTAGCTGAATGGCATAATTCAGATAAAAAAAATCAGGGCTACGGGCAAAACTTTGGTGACAAAAGTGACTTTATAGGTACGAGAAGCTTTGTCGATGATAAAGACCAAATCGACTCTCCCTCCTCCTTCGACTCCCGACCAATGACAGTCGATAGGCAAACCTAAAAAAATAGGCCATGGAAAGGAGTTTCTTTCCATGGCCTATTTCATATAAGAATCAGTATTTACTCGCCCCTTTCTTGCGAAAACCAATGACTGCCGCTACTAATGCAAGAATTGTTAACCCAAAGAATACATTACTATTTAAAATTTGTATATTTTTTTCTTTTGTTTTACTTTCTTTCGTATTACCTTCTTTTATGGGAGCTATTTTCACTTTAGGCTCCTCTTTATCCTTTAATTGAATTGACTGGATGGACTGTCCTTCATGATTTTCTATCGAAAGTACTCCGTCAGGATTGATTTTTTTCGTACAACCTGCAACATCTTCGGTAATAAGAGTATCGTGTTCCGGAAAAAATTCTTTATTTTCGGTTGTATAAATTTCTCCCTGTTTAATGGTTGAGTGCTGATATGCCTTAAAACCGTAATCCAATAATAAAGCGGTATCCTTATACTTATCATTTTTTAAATTAGACTTTAACACAATCGCTGTCAGCCTAATTTTTCCGTTATCAGCAGTAGTGGCTAATGTTTGTTTTGTTTCATCTGTATAACCCGTCTTCCCCCTGTTACCTCTGGATAAGGGAGCTCCCCTTTTAGCATTCGGTGATGGGTATATAGTGTAGACGCCCAAGACTGACCCTGCCATTCCAGTACCTTCGTCCCAAATATTTCTGCAAAAACGGGATTCTTGATTGCATAATTGGTAATTATGGCTAAATCCATCGCCGTGGTGTAATGGTTTTCATCAAACAATCCATTAGGATTGGTGAAATGCGTATTGTTTACACCAATATTATTCTTCAAATAATTATTTAGATTTTCAGCAAAATGATCCACTGTGCCATCGAGATGTTCTGCAATTGCCATTGCAGCATCATTCCCTGAATTAATAAGCATGCCTTGAATTAACTTCTGTAACGGAGCCTGTTCCCCTTCATTTAAATATACTCGCGTACCGTCTTGGCTTGCGGCATTCTTGCTGACAGTCACGATTCCACCTAAATTCCCCTTTTCAATGGCATAGATGGCAGTGGCAATTTTCGTAAGGCTTGCCGGGTACATTTTTTCATTGGCATTTTTAGCATAAAGAACAGCACCCGTGTCAGAATCTAACAGAACAGCCCCTTCACTTTTTAAATCCAATTGGACTGGTTCAGCAGCACAGGTTTTTATTTGTGTGGTAAATAGGAAGAGCAAAATGATGGTACAGCTAACAAATTTTTTCAATAAATAAACACCCTTACATTACAATTTATCCCTATTCGATTTTAACAGATTCTTCAAAAAAATAAAGAGAAAAAACCGATAGGAATATCCTACCGGTTAACTTTCATGTCCTTTTTTTAGAAATTAATAATGTAATTTGGGCCATTATAAAGGGAAGAGACGATTTTCTTCTGTACGCTAAATATTTCGGCTCCCAACTATTTGTATATTTTTGCTTAAACTTTCTCAGGCCTTGGAAATGATAAATAAAATGGCCATGTAAGAAAATTTGCGCTGCTATTTTCTCACTTAAAAAGGAAAACCTTGAAAGGCCCACATTCGAAAGTGGGGCCATCCCCATATTAAAGCGCTCATACCCTTGTCCCTTTGCCCAGTCAATTAACGAAAGAAACAGAAAATCGATGGTACCTGATGGTGCATCAGGTATCACTCTCATTAAATCAACAGATATCGTTTGATAATCATCATAAACATGCATGATGCTCATGAAACCAAGAATCCGCTTATTCTCATCAGTGACAATAGCAATAGGTGCCTTATTTAAATAATGTTCGTCAAAGAATCCGAGCGAAAACGCCTT belongs to Neobacillus sp. OS1-2 and includes:
- the yhfH gene encoding protein YhfH, which encodes MLMSPVEFFRNLPKKECPECGQHMEEQAESYLMECDRCLSKREE
- a CDS encoding cold-inducible protein YdjO-related protein — protein: MYILEIKEAVPIFYGRRAKDEEIETILVETEVYSCMDNSCIGWMRKDFVADDLMCPMCGNEMMQEVRELPKI
- a CDS encoding endonuclease MutS2; translation: MNQHTIKTLDFNKISEIMATFALTKEGKEKISSITPSTNMKQIEAWLEEVSEAVGILKKSASVPVHGLDGMEHLLNNMNKGVALRADQLAKLSDFLDCCGKMRRYMKDKEFYAPRVSSYVKGIDELPELANEIIRCIRNGRVDDYASKELIKIRKQIAIQEERLKEKTLQLTKSNKYKSYLQEQVVSQRNGRYVIPIKKEYRNKIKGTVLDTSASGSTLFIEPEEISVYQDQLSWLFADEEVEVQKVLTYLTGLVEEKEQHIRFAIETMVHYDFLFAKAKYSRSISGNRVKINESGEFDLMEARHPLLGEKAVPLSVKLEKEQRALVITGPNTGGKTVTIKTIGLLTLMVQCGLHIPASAESSLGIFERILVDIGDGQSITENLSTFSSRIVNIIEILKETNDRTLALLDELGSGTDPGEGMGLATAILETLYEKGATILATTHYSEIKEFAEAHPGFINGSMEFDITTLSPTYRLHIGRGGESQAFAIALKLGVHPKIIERAHRITYKEEKQYTRDSTDGWKLREQEKQVIINKYQHRNKTTKVEMKVTLFHQGDNVKISPANEFGIIYSGPDQHGNYMVQIKGEKVVINHKRITLYIAACELYPDDYDFDIIFQSKENRKKSKLLSKRHDETITIDYNQ
- a CDS encoding LrgB family protein; this translates as MITLYSILLTVSAYLFTRFLGKKYSSPLTSPVFLSTLIIIFLLVVSNISFDEYRPAKMIMTYLLGPATVALAVPIYKNRNMFKKYFWAALVGLSIGIVTTITSAIILAKWMNLSEMFIRAFTVKSVTVPVATEIGKIIHGNISLIAAYVIITGMIGAMFGAKLLSVCKINHPFARGLSIGTIAHGIGTAEAVKEGEVQGAVAGAAMGIAAVLTSFIIPIIIGFIV
- a CDS encoding CidA/LrgA family protein, coding for MKRVWKFTMQLVILVVIYQLGNWVVRFFHLPIPGNVIGIVFLFVLLWLGVIKLEQIEWVSAWLLKHLGFFFIPISVGLMTLGDIFAAKGLLLLVILIFSAFIGLLSAGKVTQTVIVKNEKEKVTYHDHAL
- a CDS encoding SCO family protein; amino-acid sequence: MKKIYLICSLAVFLGIAGGISFFLIRDANAAIPADVSLINQNGDPYQFGKDKTKLKLIEFIYTHCPDVCPTTTQKMVKLKNDLVEKGVYGKTIEFVTITIDPYRDTPETLQGYKEGFGIKDDKNWVFLTGEKQNMKKAQKEVRKVTDALQFQYKDPGNGQFIHSTFTYLVDENNKFIAKFPMGEEFKEKAVYDKIIDNIK
- a CDS encoding ATP-binding cassette domain-containing protein, whose protein sequence is MITVSNVSLRYGDRKLFEDVNIKFTPGNCYGLIGANGAGKSTFLKILSGELEAQTGTVQLGPNERMAVLKQNHFEYEEFEVLKTVIMGHSRLYEVMQEKDAIYMKENFTDEDGMKAAELEGEFAELNGWEAEPEAAILLKGLGIGEELHDKKMAELTGSEKVKVLLAQALFGRPDVLLLDEPTNHLDIKAIQWLEDFLINFENTVIVVSHDRHFLNKVCTHIADLDFSKIQIYVGNYDFWYESSQLASRMASDQNKKKEEKIKELQAFIARFSANASKSKQATSRKKLLDKISLDDIRPSSRRYPFVGFTPEREVGNDLLRVEGLTKTIDGVKILDNVSFFMNKGDKIALVGTNEVAKTTLFKILMGEMEADSGTFKWGITTSQAYFPKDNSEYFENSDLNLVDWLRQFSPKDDSESFLRGFLGRMLFSGEEVLKKASVLSGGEKVRCMLSKMMLNGANVLLLDEPTNHLDLESITALNNGLINFKGSMLFSSHDHQFIQTIANRVFEFTPNGLVDKQMSYDEYLENEEIQKQVAEMYK
- a CDS encoding YuzL family protein; the protein is MGKRSKRKADPSTIGLSSPQVEGQGTTMTETGSREEPSSRKKQKR
- a CDS encoding YkuS family protein, translated to MAKVGVEQSLTNIQQALREKGHDVIELKQESDAQNCDCCVVTGLDSNVMGMQDTYTKGSVIDANGMSADEVCQQVESRLQ
- a CDS encoding Hsp20/alpha crystallin family protein, with translation MEMDKLKQWMDIAKNMHGGDFWNNIFDQDFAKQFMNEQQFTQPSANTNGPSGREEKTTRTFPVIDVLENENEVVVMIEVPGVMKENLELGLNGTILTVKGKALPIHPQLNLTYSERFYGEFQRQITLPDSVSPNQLNAKFWNGILFVSYQRTVEKGEIIPID
- a CDS encoding serine hydrolase; amino-acid sequence: MKKFVSCTIILLFLFTTQIKTCAAEPVQLDLKSEGAVLLDSDTGAVLYAKNANEKMYPASLTKIATAIYAIEKGNLGGIVTVSKNAASQDGTRVYLNEGEQAPLQKLIQGMLINSGNDAAMAIAEHLDGTVDHFAENLNNYLKNNIGVNNTHFTNPNGLFDENHYTTAMDLAIITNYAIKNPVFAEIFGTKVLEWQGQSWASTLYTHHRMLKGELPYPEVTGGRRVIQMKQNKH